The DNA segment ctatataatCAGTGTAATTTTTTGATGAAGGGTGATCAATTAACCATcattgattgttacttaaattttattgtatcgtatcgttaaatccgtcgttacgtaacgacgaaaaGTACTACTTTGTGTAACGACCAATTTGGTGTGGTCTcatcgttaccttgtcttttcTCTCATTTCGCCCTTCATtataattaaattattttattttatcttttacccTGCTTCTTTATATAGTAATAATTTTATTCCGtgtcataatttttctttatgataTTGCAAATGtattcttcatattgctggtacttgatatcatgaaacgacgacaaacgatacaatctattcaaacattgtatttatcaaacaatacagtacaatataatacaatacaatatatatacactGATAtcgcaaaaaaaattatttgctatAATTAGTAACTTGAAAAGTGGAACAGACAACCTAATAAAACATGTTTGCTGTCTACACTTGATATTTGACAGGATGAAATGAAGCAGCTTGCTAAGAGTGAAAGGATGGCAATTCATGTATCAAACATAGCAAATTTGATTCTTTTCATTGCAAAAATCTATGCTTCTATTGCAAGCAGATCTTTGGCTGTGATTGCATCAACTTTggactctctcttagacttattGTCTGGATTTATTCTGTGGTTCACTGTTTATGCTATGAAAAAACCAAACCAATACCACTATCCAATTGGTAAAAAGAGAATGCAGCCTGTGGTGAGTTTCAAATATAATGCCACATTTTGATATTTATTACATGCATTTTATACTTTGTGTCAGTGTGCAGTGTGATTTTAAGATTTATACTTGTAAGTAGGGGTGGCAGACGGTCGGGCCGGGTCGGGTATGAGCGAGCCAAAACGGATAATTTAAAAAAATGGACAAATTATCCGCCCCGACCCGTATTTGAAATGGATAAAAACGGGTTTATCCGGCgtatatggatatccatattatccctGGCTTCTTAAATATGATCAGTACATATGAGAGAATTCTTTGTCTTCCAAACTTTGAGGAACTCCAATTTGAAGCTTTACAATGTATAAGCTAAACATATTAGTTATCCATTTGGTTAACCATTTTCtgagtggataatatggttctttatCCATATTCGACCCATTTTTAAatggttcattatccaacccatgttttaatggataatatggatgGATAACTgtttttttaaaccattttgcCACCTTTTCTGGTAAGTAAACTGGCCTTTATACACAATTAAAAGAAGCAAAACATCTACCCTCCTCTTCATACTTAAAGATTGACAAAAGATTGGAGTTAACTTATATAcattaatttttatattatttttgctGTAATAGGTTGTGTACCATCCCTTATAGGTTATCATATCATGTTACCGGTATCAAAAGTTACTTTTTTTGTCAATTAACTTCATAATTAATGTACTAATTATTTACATTGTCCGTTAGAGCAGTTAAGTATACTATTTGTGTATTTTGTCCTATTATTTTATATTTGAAGTTATCAAATTAGGGTTACTATAGATAGTTACCTGTAATTATATGCCATTATTATAATTTGACAGTGTAAAAAATTTCTAACCGCTCGGTGTACACAAGCTAAGCTCTAAATGAAAAGGTAGCCAAAACTAACATTTTAATTATCATATCAAAATCCTTTATTTCCTTGTTTCTTCTTAATTAAAGactaccaacaacaacaacagcaacaacccagtgtaattccacaagtggggtctggggagggtaatatgtacgcagaccttacctctaccccgagggacagagaggctgtttccaggagaccctcgcaTTCTTTAACATTTTATCATATCATATTTACAGGGTATTATTGTCTTCGCATCTGTGATGGCAACTCTTGGATTACAAATACTATTTGAGTCTGGTAAGGAACTCATATATAAGGTATGTGACTCAGTTTTCTGAAGGATTCTATACTAGGAATAGATTTAAACTTATAGTTTTAAACCTATCAAGGCATTTCTGTAATCTATAAAAAACTTCTTTAAGGTTAAAATGAAAATTTAAGGCTAAATTATTTTCAACTTTAGATATGTGTCATTATTTTTTGGACAGACGAATAAATAATGAGTGTCACATAAAATCAAATAAATTGAGTAATTGGTAACCTGGTAAACATGATAATTGACTTACTATCACAAGTTAAACTACAGTTAtatcataaaaaaatattttgtcaGTGTATTTATCTTAAATTTATGCATAGttaaacctctctataacaatctcgtttatttcgaatatttttggatgttatagcgaaatgttgttatagagaatatatattataacataatttaaaaattggttccgaaaaagtttggcttttatagtgaggtgttgttatatagggatactgttatagagaggtcCGACCGTAAAAGTAATTGAATTTCACTAGTAAAATGCTTAATGCTCCACTCTTTAACACCAGATTTATTGTTTCTTCTGGTTTAATGCTTATGATCATCAGTCTCGTCCTAATACGGATTCTGAGAAGGAAAAATGGATGATTGGGATCATGGTCTCTGTCACTGTGGTAAAATTTCTGCTGATGTTGTATTGTCGAAGATTCAAGAATGAAATTGTAAGAGCCTATGCTCAAGACCATTTCTTTGATGTCATTACCAACTCTGTTGGATTAGTGACTGCAGTTTTAGCAATTCGATTCTGCTGGTGGATTGATCCCATGGGAGCTATATTGGTGAGTTCACAATCATCACTTATACTTCTTTTGTTTTTATCTCTACTTTTCTAGATGGCAGTCCGGTGCATAAAGTATTGTAAGTCCACGCAAGATCCGAATGAGAGTCGCACCCAAAGAGTATGACGTAGACATCTTACCCTAATGCAAGGATTAGTGGttgcttccacggctcgaacctgtAACCTTTAGGTCACATGGAGAGAACTTGCACATATATAGTGATGTTTGCATCAACTGGCGCACAACTCAACTATTTCACTTAGTACATGTTATCTCTCACTAAAAAATTTACCGGACACCTTGTTACTCACCAAGGCTTAGGCGTGTGGAATAACTCGTATTTTTTGTCTCTACTAGTAATGGAATCCTAATTTCAACCTTTATACCAATTTTATTGACCACTAGGTCATACTCGTGGATGCATCGTGCACACACATACGACACTACATCTGTCTCAATTTACTAGGcactatttccttttttttcttttgtcctacAAGATTGACATCTTTATAGCTTTAGAAACTCCAaacatttatttatatttttatatcaagATTGACACCTTTATGTACGTATATATGGTATTACTGACTTATATATTAAGCATATTTAACTTCTGTGTCAGTTATCTCTTTTATTTCTTAAACTTCATGTCTAGTCGTGCTAAACCAATTGTGGTGGACGACTATCACTAAATGAATGAGCAAATAAAATGAGTAGAAAATTTCAAAGATATCCCTCCAAATTTTCCATTATTATTAACGATAACATTATGTATTTGCAGATAGCACTATACACAATTGGCACATGGGCAAAGACAGTAATCGAAAACATGCGATCACTCATCGGAAGAACAGCTCCACCAGAATTTCTGGCGAAATTGACATATCTTATATGGAATCATCACAAAGAGATAAAGCACATTGACACAGTGAGAGCATACACATTTGGTGCAAATTACTTTGTGGAAGTTGATATAGTTTTGCCAGAGGACATGCTTCTAAGCCAAGCACATAATATTGGTGAAACATTGCAAGAAAAATTAGAGCAGCTTCCTGATGTTGAGAGAGCTTTTGTGCATGTTGATTTCGAGTTCACTCATAGACCAGAGCACAAGACTATGGTCTAATGACATAAATAAACTAGgtaattaataattaataattagtttGAGCTTTAACTTTATTCTTTGGACACTGTTTCCTTGCACCTAAAGTAGTAACTTACCAAAAAAAAAGTTCTTTAATGTGGAGAACccaacaatgttgaaacttgttGAATTTGCATTCTCAAAATTTATGTAACCTAATGTTTATTTTTAACTCAAGATGCCTAATGATTCATGAACACAGGTAAATACCTACGTATTTATAATCCCACTATATGGTTTAGCTACATATATTTATAACAGCTTATGGATCGTTAATGGTTGAACTCAAGATGGGGTTTAAGGGCGAGTTCATGATTTAACTATTGAGACACCTTTTGGTTAAAATCTAAGAGGATAACTCGTCAAACTCAAAACGCTTGAGGTGGTTCAGAGAGATCTGGTCAAAGTGAACAATACCTTGATAGTTGGGCCTGAACCGTAATATAGTGAAAAAATCTCTATATTGTATACACTCACCCCTAAGAATTACGGTCTAGGTTTTGTAGGAGAAATAGTCAGAGAGATGTATATCTTTAGCCGCTATAATAAGAGAGATGTATATCTTTAGCCGTTTCAAAAAATTA comes from the Nicotiana sylvestris chromosome 4, ASM39365v2, whole genome shotgun sequence genome and includes:
- the LOC104221154 gene encoding metal tolerance protein 10-like encodes the protein MEIVGSNGGDHGGATHQPVPLSSSSPSASWRLNIGEFRVPEYGTGDHRQSFSLRRLLRRPSKKQGKVAEYYEKQERLLEGFNEMDTVHESGFLPGSLTEDEMKQLAKSERMAIHVSNIANLILFIAKIYASIASRSLAVIASTLDSLLDLLSGFILWFTVYAMKKPNQYHYPIGKKRMQPVGIIVFASVMATLGLQILFESGKELIYKSRPNTDSEKEKWMIGIMVSVTVVKFLLMLYCRRFKNEIVRAYAQDHFFDVITNSVGLVTAVLAIRFCWWIDPMGAILIALYTIGTWAKTVIENMRSLIGRTAPPEFLAKLTYLIWNHHKEIKHIDTVRAYTFGANYFVEVDIVLPEDMLLSQAHNIGETLQEKLEQLPDVERAFVHVDFEFTHRPEHKTMV